From a region of the Nitrospira sp. genome:
- a CDS encoding universal stress protein — MHAPNTPLVIHRIFHPTDFSEDSQVAFAHALKLAVAYRAELTIMHVDPDVSPEGFEDFPRVRPTLAKWGLLSESSTKSDVTTLGVHIRKVRALAADAKQAIIHHLTTTPTDLMVLSTHQHEGFARWTHHSLAEPVSRHMHVKTLFVPSHVQGFVAGDSGKTSLHRVLLPISLTPPSQPAIDAATTLVTQVNVSPVTFTLVHAGKEPDTTALVLPEKPDWSWNQLFGKSDPVEWILAAGAEFDVDLIVMATKGQDSVLDLLRGSTTERVLRGARCPVLAIPASLI; from the coding sequence ATGCATGCGCCGAATACGCCGCTTGTGATTCACCGCATCTTCCATCCGACAGATTTTTCAGAAGATAGTCAGGTGGCGTTCGCCCACGCGCTCAAATTAGCCGTGGCGTATCGCGCCGAACTGACCATCATGCACGTGGATCCCGATGTGTCGCCGGAAGGATTCGAGGACTTTCCCCGCGTACGGCCGACGCTGGCGAAATGGGGGCTGCTCTCGGAATCCAGCACCAAGAGCGATGTCACGACACTCGGCGTGCACATCCGCAAGGTGCGAGCCCTGGCCGCCGACGCCAAGCAAGCCATCATTCACCACCTGACGACCACTCCAACCGATCTTATGGTCCTGTCCACGCACCAGCATGAAGGCTTCGCCCGATGGACGCATCACTCGCTGGCGGAACCGGTCTCCCGGCACATGCATGTGAAGACACTGTTTGTGCCGTCGCATGTCCAGGGCTTCGTCGCCGGCGACAGCGGGAAGACCTCGCTGCACCGGGTCCTCTTACCGATCTCGCTTACCCCGCCCTCCCAACCAGCCATTGATGCAGCCACCACCCTGGTCACGCAAGTGAACGTGTCACCGGTCACGTTCACCCTCGTTCACGCAGGGAAGGAACCGGACACCACTGCCTTAGTGCTCCCGGAGAAGCCTGATTGGTCCTGGAACCAGCTGTTTGGAAAAAGCGACCCCGTGGAGTGGATTCTGGCGGCCGGGGCTGAGTTCGATGTGGATTTGATCGTGATGGCGACGAAAGGACAGGACAGCGTGTTGGACCTCTTGCGCGGGAGCACGACCGAACGCGTGCTGCGCGGGGCGCGCTGCCCGGTGCTCGCAATTCCGGCCTCGCTGATTTGA
- a CDS encoding DEAD/DEAH box helicase — MTPPLPFHPIINDWFTGRFASATEVQLRAWPAIQSGCDLLISAPTGSGKTLAAFLSCIDTLFQQAVRCDLRDETQILYVSPLKALSNDVQKNLQQPLAEIGQAALAAGFLLPDLRVVVRTGDTPMTERQQMLRRPPHILITTPESLFILLTAEKSRAMLRTVRTVIVDEIHAVAPNKRGAHLALSLERAAVLAGGAVQRIGLSATQRPIDLIAHFLGGSGSHVFVNRDIAASEAELGERRGGPKDVAIIDVGHRRDMDLAVEVPKDELGAVATNAVWSDVYDRVAALVEAHRSTLVFVNTRRLAERVSHYLEERLRHLGDDVVAAHHGSLSREIRLSAEDRLKTGAVRVVVATASLELGIDVGTVDLVCQIGSPRSIATCLQRIGRAGHWIHAIPKGRLFATTRDELIECAALIRAIRGGVLDCIEVPPAPLDVLAQQIVAAAATQSWDETELFDLCRRAMPYRDLTRASFDAVVKMLAEGFVTSRGRGRAYLHHDRINHHIRGRRGARLAAITSGGAIPDTANYAVIAEPDGTVVGSVDEDFAVESLAGDIMLLGNTSWRIKGVETGKMRVEDAQGAPPTIPFWRGEAPARTADLSAEVAALRAEIDRRVDTTETDPARSTPPVQWLTRECGLDQRGAQQAVAYILAGKAVLGTVPTQQTIIAERFFDESGGMQLVIHAPFGGRVNRAWGLALRKRFCVTFDFELQAAATDEGIVLSLGEKHSFPLDTVFAFLNPGTLREVLTQAVLQAPMFMTRWRWNASRALALLRFVGGKRVAPQIQRMRAEDLLAAVFPDAIACQDNFQGARTIRQIPDHPLAQETIRDCLTEAMDLDGLIAVLDRIERGAIACRAIDTPLPSVFCHEILNANPYAFLDDAPLEERRARAVDMRRTLPPELAGEMGALDQTAIEQVIDESWPVVRDAEEFHHALLSLGWVPCACMPGWDLLVPALSAAGRLMTVWQGETKLGWLAAECRQYGEQLFPDARIEPVATCADTEVLEREEVLTRIVLGWMESIGPTTAEDLAARLHLSVEDVNGAMLRLEAQGHVLRGRFSAQASRSTNGAMEWCHRRLLARIHRLTIGRLRKEIEPVTAAEFMRFLFQWQRAAPGARLHGEAGLLEVVKQLGGFEAAASAWETQILRVRMARYQPEWLDRLCLNGALMWGRLTPHPRLMQELATVPGRRVVPTRVAPVSLFAREDAPVLLAVTGEELARLDLSARLSASAQAIRRCLQDRGASFFSELLHGTRLLASEVEDGLWELVAAGLVTADGFDNLRALIDPKRRRAEASDRSRRPRHVGGRWSLLRPATVSSDPRAAAAATERVARQLLQRYGIVFRDLLARESMASSWRDLLVCYRRLEFTGEVRGGRFVSGFTGEQFALPAALESLRAMKKRPGSAHQQEITLSAADPLNLAGVILPGPRVAAVPSNLVVFRDGMVVRTVTGRDTNDRRESLLLEVARRDTRL; from the coding sequence ATGACGCCGCCCCTGCCGTTTCATCCCATCATCAACGACTGGTTCACAGGACGGTTCGCCTCTGCGACGGAGGTGCAGCTGCGGGCCTGGCCGGCCATTCAATCCGGCTGCGACCTCTTGATCTCTGCGCCGACAGGATCCGGAAAGACGTTGGCCGCCTTTCTCTCCTGCATCGACACCCTGTTTCAGCAGGCGGTGCGCTGCGATCTTCGAGATGAAACCCAGATCCTCTACGTCTCACCGCTGAAAGCGCTCAGCAACGACGTCCAGAAGAATCTCCAACAGCCGCTCGCCGAAATCGGTCAGGCTGCTTTGGCCGCCGGGTTTCTGCTGCCGGACCTGCGGGTCGTCGTGCGGACCGGCGACACACCGATGACCGAACGCCAGCAGATGCTGCGGCGGCCGCCGCATATCCTGATCACGACGCCTGAATCCCTCTTTATTCTTCTCACCGCGGAAAAAAGCCGGGCGATGTTGCGCACGGTGCGCACAGTGATTGTGGACGAAATTCATGCGGTTGCACCCAACAAGCGAGGGGCGCACCTGGCGTTGTCCCTGGAGCGGGCAGCAGTGTTGGCAGGGGGGGCCGTCCAGCGGATCGGCCTCTCGGCGACGCAGCGACCTATCGACCTCATCGCTCACTTTCTGGGCGGCAGTGGCTCGCACGTCTTCGTGAATCGCGATATCGCTGCGTCTGAAGCAGAACTGGGTGAGAGACGAGGCGGGCCCAAAGACGTGGCCATCATTGACGTGGGGCACCGTCGCGATATGGATCTTGCCGTCGAGGTGCCGAAAGACGAACTCGGCGCGGTCGCCACCAATGCCGTTTGGAGCGACGTCTACGACCGGGTGGCCGCCCTGGTCGAAGCCCATCGCTCCACGCTGGTGTTTGTGAATACTCGCCGCCTGGCAGAGCGGGTCTCCCATTACCTGGAGGAGCGGCTCCGGCATCTGGGCGACGATGTTGTGGCAGCGCACCACGGAAGTTTGTCTCGCGAGATTCGCTTGTCGGCAGAGGATCGCTTGAAGACGGGGGCCGTACGCGTGGTTGTGGCGACCGCATCATTGGAGCTTGGCATCGATGTCGGCACAGTCGATCTCGTGTGTCAGATCGGTTCGCCCCGTTCCATCGCGACCTGTCTGCAACGCATCGGCCGGGCCGGGCACTGGATTCATGCGATCCCCAAAGGCCGGCTCTTTGCCACCACACGCGACGAATTGATCGAATGTGCCGCGTTAATCCGGGCGATCAGAGGCGGGGTACTGGACTGTATCGAGGTGCCGCCCGCACCGCTGGATGTGTTGGCGCAACAGATTGTCGCCGCGGCCGCGACGCAGTCCTGGGATGAGACGGAATTGTTCGACCTGTGCCGACGGGCCATGCCCTATCGCGATCTCACCCGGGCCTCATTCGACGCGGTGGTGAAGATGTTGGCCGAGGGATTCGTGACGAGCCGAGGTCGAGGGCGGGCCTATCTCCACCATGATCGCATCAACCATCACATCAGGGGTCGCCGTGGCGCCAGACTCGCGGCCATCACCTCCGGCGGCGCCATTCCTGATACGGCCAACTATGCGGTGATCGCCGAGCCCGACGGCACGGTGGTCGGATCGGTGGATGAGGATTTTGCGGTTGAAAGCCTGGCAGGGGACATCATGCTGCTGGGCAATACGTCCTGGCGAATCAAAGGGGTAGAGACCGGCAAAATGCGGGTCGAAGATGCGCAGGGCGCACCCCCCACCATTCCGTTTTGGCGTGGGGAAGCCCCGGCCAGGACGGCGGATCTGTCCGCGGAGGTGGCGGCGCTCAGGGCCGAGATCGACCGGCGCGTGGACACCACGGAGACCGACCCGGCGCGTTCCACACCACCGGTGCAGTGGTTGACCCGTGAGTGCGGACTGGATCAGCGTGGGGCGCAACAAGCGGTTGCGTACATACTGGCGGGAAAGGCGGTGCTCGGCACGGTTCCGACGCAACAGACCATCATTGCCGAGCGGTTCTTTGACGAGAGCGGCGGAATGCAACTGGTGATTCACGCCCCGTTCGGCGGACGAGTGAATCGCGCCTGGGGGCTGGCGCTGCGAAAACGTTTTTGTGTGACCTTCGATTTCGAACTCCAGGCCGCGGCCACGGACGAAGGCATTGTGCTGTCGCTGGGGGAGAAACACAGTTTTCCCCTCGATACGGTGTTTGCGTTTCTGAACCCAGGGACCCTGCGCGAGGTGTTGACGCAAGCTGTCCTGCAGGCCCCCATGTTTATGACGCGCTGGCGTTGGAATGCCTCGCGTGCCCTGGCCTTGCTCCGATTTGTCGGCGGCAAACGTGTCGCGCCGCAGATTCAGCGGATGCGTGCCGAGGATCTCCTTGCGGCGGTGTTTCCCGATGCGATTGCCTGTCAGGACAATTTTCAGGGGGCGCGCACGATCCGTCAGATTCCCGACCATCCCTTGGCTCAGGAAACCATCCGGGATTGTTTGACCGAGGCGATGGATCTCGATGGGCTGATCGCAGTGCTGGATCGTATCGAACGCGGCGCGATAGCCTGCCGCGCCATCGATACGCCCTTACCCTCCGTCTTTTGTCATGAAATCTTGAATGCCAATCCCTACGCGTTTCTCGACGACGCTCCGCTGGAGGAGCGCCGGGCGCGGGCGGTCGACATGCGGCGGACTCTGCCTCCGGAGTTGGCAGGCGAGATGGGCGCGTTGGATCAGACCGCCATCGAGCAGGTCATCGACGAATCGTGGCCGGTGGTGCGCGATGCGGAAGAGTTCCACCATGCGTTGTTGTCCCTTGGGTGGGTGCCCTGCGCGTGCATGCCCGGTTGGGACCTCCTCGTGCCGGCCCTGTCGGCTGCCGGCCGCCTGATGACAGTGTGGCAGGGAGAGACGAAGCTGGGCTGGTTGGCTGCGGAGTGTCGGCAGTACGGGGAGCAGCTGTTTCCGGATGCCAGGATCGAACCCGTCGCCACGTGTGCGGACACAGAGGTGCTCGAGCGGGAAGAGGTCCTGACCCGTATCGTGTTGGGCTGGATGGAGAGTATCGGGCCGACGACGGCCGAAGACCTGGCCGCTCGCCTGCACCTGTCGGTTGAAGATGTGAACGGGGCGATGTTGCGATTGGAAGCGCAAGGCCATGTGCTCAGAGGTCGCTTTTCAGCTCAGGCCTCACGATCGACGAACGGGGCCATGGAGTGGTGCCATCGTCGTCTCCTCGCGAGAATCCATCGTCTCACCATTGGTCGGCTGCGCAAGGAGATCGAGCCTGTCACGGCGGCGGAGTTCATGCGGTTCCTATTCCAATGGCAACGGGCCGCACCCGGCGCGCGTTTGCATGGAGAGGCGGGGTTGCTGGAGGTGGTGAAGCAACTCGGTGGGTTCGAGGCGGCGGCGTCCGCCTGGGAGACACAGATCCTGCGCGTCCGCATGGCCAGGTATCAACCCGAGTGGCTGGACCGACTCTGTCTGAACGGAGCGCTGATGTGGGGGCGGTTGACGCCTCATCCACGCCTGATGCAGGAGTTGGCGACAGTGCCCGGGCGTCGGGTCGTTCCAACCCGCGTGGCGCCGGTCAGTCTGTTTGCGCGTGAAGATGCGCCGGTCTTGCTTGCAGTGACGGGAGAAGAGTTGGCGCGATTGGATCTCTCTGCCAGACTCAGTGCGTCGGCACAAGCCATTCGACGGTGCTTGCAGGATCGTGGCGCCAGTTTTTTTAGTGAGCTCCTGCATGGAACCAGGTTGTTGGCCTCTGAAGTGGAGGACGGGTTGTGGGAGTTGGTGGCTGCCGGGCTGGTAACGGCCGACGGCTTTGACAATCTGCGCGCACTCATCGATCCCAAGCGTCGGCGAGCGGAGGCGTCCGATCGCAGTCGTCGGCCTCGCCATGTCGGCGGCCGTTGGTCGCTGCTGAGACCGGCCACCGTGTCATCCGATCCGCGCGCGGCGGCAGCGGCCACCGAGCGTGTGGCCAGGCAGCTGTTGCAGCGATACGGCATCGTATTCCGGGACTTGTTGGCGCGTGAGTCGATGGCATCTTCCTGGCGGGATCTGTTGGTCTGTTATCGGCGGCTCGAATTCACTGGGGAGGTTCGCGGTGGCCGGTTTGTGAGCGGCTTTACGGGAGAGCAATTCGCGTTGCCGGCAGCGTTGGAATCCTTGCGGGCGATGAAAAAGCGCCCGGGTAGCGCGCACCAGCAGGAGATTACCCTGTCGGCTGCCGATCCGCTGAATCTGGCCGGCGTGATCCTGCCGGGTCCGCGAGTGGCCGCCGTGCCGTCGAATCTTGTGGTGTTTCGCGACGGAATGGTGGTGCGCACGGTGACCGGGCGTGACACGAACGACCGCCGGGAGTCGCTTCTCCTGGAAGTGGCCCGGCGGGATACTCGCCTCTGA
- a CDS encoding response regulator transcription factor, with the protein MRKKLSRPRILIGDSSRSMLAFLEILLESQYDIVASETEGEALVLTAKRLTPDLVILDFSLSFLDGLSIGRQLQDAVPSSRVVFFSSHEDPAYVMAAFEVGAMAYLVKHLTVDLGHYLSRVLQGERVCCPDDLQKRAGRQKKK; encoded by the coding sequence ATGAGGAAGAAACTCTCCCGTCCCCGTATCCTTATCGGCGACTCTTCGCGGTCCATGTTGGCCTTTCTTGAGATTCTCCTTGAGTCTCAATATGATATCGTCGCGTCGGAGACCGAAGGCGAAGCATTGGTGCTGACCGCGAAACGCCTAACTCCGGATTTGGTGATCCTGGATTTCTCATTGTCGTTCCTGGACGGCCTTTCCATCGGTCGTCAACTTCAGGATGCGGTACCGAGCAGCAGGGTCGTCTTCTTTTCGTCGCACGAAGACCCGGCCTATGTTATGGCGGCCTTTGAAGTGGGGGCGATGGCGTACTTGGTGAAACACTTGACGGTCGATCTGGGGCATTACCTGAGCCGGGTGTTGCAAGGTGAGCGGGTCTGTTGTCCGGATGATTTACAGAAGCGAGCAGGGCGGCAGAAAAAGAAGTAA
- a CDS encoding response regulator transcription factor, translated as MTLPRVLLADDHTLVLEGFRRLLDDQCELVGTVGDGRALLEAIPQLKPDIVILDISMPVLNGIDAARVLKVKFPQVKVVFITMHADPAYVRAAFEAGASAYLLKRCVGEELAQAIRAVRGGNFYVTPLVTKEVVESMLRGIDGGAPTGPELTTRQREVLQLLAEGHTVKDIAATLKISPRTVEFHKGQIMEQLNLHTTVELVKYALAQGLTSQT; from the coding sequence ATGACGCTGCCGCGCGTGCTGTTGGCGGACGACCATACCCTGGTTCTGGAGGGGTTCCGGCGTCTCTTGGATGATCAATGTGAGCTGGTCGGTACGGTCGGGGACGGGCGTGCCCTGCTGGAGGCTATCCCGCAATTGAAGCCAGACATTGTCATCCTCGACATCTCGATGCCGGTCCTCAATGGGATCGATGCCGCGCGCGTCCTCAAGGTCAAGTTTCCTCAGGTCAAAGTCGTGTTTATTACAATGCATGCCGACCCCGCCTATGTGCGAGCGGCTTTTGAAGCCGGCGCCTCGGCGTATCTCTTGAAACGGTGCGTAGGCGAAGAGTTAGCTCAGGCGATCCGCGCCGTCCGGGGCGGGAATTTCTATGTCACGCCGCTGGTGACCAAGGAAGTCGTTGAAAGCATGTTACGGGGCATCGACGGCGGCGCACCGACCGGTCCTGAGCTCACCACGCGCCAGCGAGAGGTGTTGCAGCTGCTAGCCGAAGGGCACACGGTGAAGGATATTGCCGCCACCCTGAAGATTTCTCCGCGCACGGTAGAGTTTCATAAAGGGCAGATCATGGAACAGTTGAATCTGCACACGACCGTCGAGCTCGTCAAATACGCACTGGCTCAAGGTCTCACGAGTCAAACGTAG
- a CDS encoding sensor histidine kinase, which translates to MDQVDRSTEALAQRRQHVMVGLAGLLACIFFVLDLHLPLGVANAVLYSAVVLLSSASQYRWLPVVTATACSLLTTIAVPFSPRVPGLPSWFEWVNHLFSLFGIWAPVLFVYQRRHIESLLKEANERLERGVEARTADLAASRVALERSEEQLHVLTGRILTAQEEERRRIARDLHDDVNQRLALLLLELQEVDRRIAGSPEDAHLGVRHAVKGLEELSDDVRYMAYRFHPSILDDLGLKAALQRLLDDFSSRTGVKILFVHQPFDHQLDKAASTALYRVVQESLSNIARHAKATRVEVEVTVEDEEVVVVVRDDGRGFDQLLVNKGEGGLGLLNMRERLLSVQGSCEIESIPGKGTTVSMNVPLVRVAI; encoded by the coding sequence ATGGATCAGGTCGACCGATCAACCGAGGCCCTGGCGCAACGACGACAGCATGTGATGGTCGGGCTGGCCGGTCTGCTGGCGTGCATCTTCTTTGTCCTGGACCTGCATTTGCCGTTGGGGGTGGCCAACGCGGTGTTGTACAGTGCCGTGGTACTGCTCTCTTCCGCCAGTCAGTATCGCTGGTTGCCCGTCGTAACCGCCACCGCTTGTTCCTTGCTGACGACTATCGCGGTGCCGTTTAGCCCGCGTGTGCCGGGCCTTCCGTCCTGGTTTGAGTGGGTGAATCATCTCTTCAGCCTTTTCGGAATTTGGGCTCCGGTGTTATTTGTGTATCAGCGTCGCCACATAGAGTCCCTGTTGAAGGAAGCAAATGAGCGGCTGGAGCGTGGCGTCGAGGCACGGACCGCCGATTTGGCGGCTAGTCGGGTGGCGCTGGAGCGCAGCGAGGAGCAACTGCATGTGCTGACCGGCCGGATCCTGACCGCGCAGGAAGAGGAGCGTCGACGCATCGCGAGGGATCTGCACGATGACGTGAATCAGCGCCTGGCCCTCTTGTTGTTGGAGTTGCAGGAGGTCGACCGGCGAATCGCGGGATCTCCTGAGGATGCGCATCTCGGGGTTCGACATGCCGTGAAGGGGTTGGAGGAACTCTCCGACGACGTGCGGTACATGGCCTATCGGTTCCATCCCTCGATTCTGGACGATCTGGGGTTAAAGGCTGCGCTGCAGCGGTTGTTGGATGACTTTTCTAGTCGAACCGGCGTAAAAATCCTGTTTGTCCATCAGCCGTTCGACCATCAGCTGGATAAGGCGGCGTCGACGGCCTTGTACCGGGTTGTGCAGGAGAGCCTGTCCAACATTGCCCGGCATGCCAAAGCGACTCGAGTAGAGGTGGAGGTCACGGTGGAAGACGAAGAAGTGGTTGTGGTGGTCCGTGATGACGGCCGGGGGTTCGATCAGCTGCTCGTCAACAAGGGGGAAGGTGGGTTGGGGCTGTTGAATATGCGAGAACGCCTCCTGTCGGTCCAGGGCAGCTGTGAAATCGAATCGATTCCGGGAAAAGGAACGACCGTGTCCATGAATGTGCCTCTAGTCAGGGTGGCGATATGA
- a CDS encoding cupin domain-containing protein, with protein sequence MTRSVRPKVAPKAEVHVGDIVRRLRKSRHFSVRMLADKCGFSPSFISQVELRQASPSIASTEKIASALGVTLGEFFRTADPVLPAIIRSDARPVVQSQWSRARIETLGPFNKDSRFEPMVITIQPGGASGHKPYAREAEQLAMVLQGSLELTLEDEVHLLKRGDAVGIPAGSRHCWKNTSRKPAQMLLVTAHRSH encoded by the coding sequence ATGACTCGATCAGTCCGCCCCAAAGTTGCGCCGAAAGCAGAGGTCCACGTCGGAGACATCGTCAGGCGCCTGCGAAAATCCCGCCACTTCTCCGTGCGGATGCTCGCCGATAAGTGCGGATTTTCCCCCAGCTTCATTTCCCAGGTCGAACTACGCCAGGCCTCGCCGTCCATTGCATCGACCGAAAAAATCGCGTCCGCACTCGGTGTCACCCTGGGCGAATTTTTTCGTACGGCGGACCCCGTCCTGCCGGCCATCATTCGTTCCGATGCTCGCCCGGTCGTCCAAAGCCAATGGTCTCGCGCAAGAATTGAAACGCTCGGGCCCTTCAATAAAGACAGTCGGTTTGAGCCGATGGTCATTACCATCCAGCCTGGCGGAGCGAGCGGCCACAAACCCTATGCACGTGAGGCCGAACAATTGGCCATGGTGCTCCAGGGTTCACTGGAGCTCACGCTGGAGGACGAGGTCCACCTCCTCAAACGGGGGGATGCAGTCGGAATCCCTGCGGGCAGCCGTCATTGTTGGAAAAATACCAGCCGGAAGCCGGCGCAGATGCTGCTCGTCACTGCACACCGCTCCCACTAG